A segment of the Corythoichthys intestinalis isolate RoL2023-P3 chromosome 16, ASM3026506v1, whole genome shotgun sequence genome:
CATTGGATTCTCAACTAGGCTAATTTACCAGAGCTAGCTAACACAAGTACATAAATTTAGGatataaaatgtaaaatatttagAAGTTTTACaatatatttagttctggatttaagtcCAAAAATTGAAGTTGCCAAACTACTGTAAGTGTGCAAAAGACCAAATTCACACCACATggtgctaaatgtgagaaaaattTTAGCATGTGCGCATTTACAAACTGCGTCCCATACTAGAATACTCATTTGCTACAATGTATAGTTCAAATTAGTTTGTCATTTCCATTTAACTAAATTGCCAAGTGACCCCAAACATTAACTGTAGTGTATTTTTTTGCATCTGGAGAAAAcacttgtaaattttaaagtaCTTTGTTTTTGCGCCTgtatgtacttttacttaaataCTTTATGGATAAGATTGAAAGGGTATACCAGTTGATCAGTCACAAATCGGATCAATGCAAGATTATAGCCCGTTTACTGTAGATAGTCATAaaaagagtgccaatacttgAGGTTTACTgctgtaattttatttttttgttcattcattgtcgtcgtcgtcgtcgtcgtcattGTCGTCTGTGGAGTCCCTGAACACCACGGCCCCTTGCTGCCAGACGCAAGAGCCATCGCTTCTCTTGAGGCAAGCAAAGTTTCGGGCCTGGTTGCCTTTGCTCATCATCATCAAGGGATGAAAGTCCGTCCACCAGCACGCTTTCGGGTCGCTAATGCCACAATGAATCGTGTAGCAGAGCTGGATCTGAAGGCAGGAATTCAAACACGTTGGCATGATGCTAGAAAATTATACAGCCTTACGGTTCCTACCTTGCAATCACAGCCCATGTAGTAACGCTGCAACAGGTTCTTCTGAGTGGCGCTCAAGGCTGCCCACGGCTGGAAAAAGTCGCACAGGGAGATGTATAGCTTGCCGTCACCGAGCACTCTGCCTGCAAGGAGCGCAAGCAACGCTCAAGTCAAATACCCAGGTGCTGTCAATAGTCATTTCTGCAGTGGAAAACTAGTTTCATACCCATAAATAAATACTCTACGTCCTTGGTCAGAGTGACTCCACATGCTGCAGAGCTGACGGCAGTGTAGATGGCACCGAATTTCTTTTCCAAACCCTTgagggtctgaaattttcaaaagttaGATGAGTTTGATTTTCCATACACAGAAATCTTATGAATAATTTACCGCAATGTGTTGGATGCGATACATGACAGGGGCAGCTCCTTTAACGTCAGCCTTCACCTCTCCAACTACTGCCCTGAGAACTGCAAAGAAAATTAGTTTGAATGTTTCAGGCAATTCAGAgcacacaaaaataaattttgttGGATTAGTACTacaagtcccagagaattctggtactcctaGTCCACAGCAATGGCAGATATGGCCTCTCCCCcagaaaacccagaggtggccaaaatgacccaagtgctttagaATTGGCAAGTTgttgtccgacagacaacagctgttcatatggaaatgcaaccattacacatacattaacttcagacacaatgacTACAATTAATgctccatgcccctgattcagtccaTCTAAACTATACAAATTCCTGCTTTacgttcaaattgcagttctaagaCTTTCCCTTCAAAACaatacacatttgggccattttttccTGTTGTGTGGCGTATAGGAGAAGTGGTTTAGAAGTAAAAAGCGTCAAacgtcaaataaatataattaaatgtagatattgacttgaactgacacaaacgtTTGGGCCGCAAACCAACACAATGTACGTCTAGTGGTTTTTACATATGACTGGTTGCcgtctgtcggacaacgacttgctagTTCAAAAGCACTTCTGGTATTTTAcggagaggccaaatcggccattgcttgggaatattaggagtattTGTCTCGGGAAAGGCCGAgtgcctctgctgggttttctagtgttaaaaaaCACTCCCCCAAAATGTCAGTGGACCTAAATAAATTGCCAAAAGGACATTTATCTGGGAAAAAAGGTTCTAAAAAGGGACAACAGTCTTAATTGATGTAATGAGTAACACCTGCACACAAGTCTACTCGGATTTTTAACAGGCCTCCGAGTTACCTGGCCAGCCATTTTGTCAAAATATGAGTACTTGCTGCCCTACTTAAGCAAATTTGCCACGAAATCTAGTTGTATCTATAAATTAAGTGATTGTCAGCAAGATAAAATTGTGTCCAATACCAAGAAGGAAACTAACAGAAAATCTTATTTGAATCTCCATGCTTGCCTTTACACAAAGAGGTTTCCGCACTGGTGAAATTGCAGTCACTAGACTTTAAAAAGTCAAACTAAACATGAATTCACACTCCAAATCTAATTGGTAGCATTAGAATACATTtagagaggaaaaaaattaaGACTGACCAACATCTGCCTTACAAAAGGCCTCCTGCGGGTGCACCGGGGGGCAGGTGCAGGCTTGCGTTTGCCGCC
Coding sequences within it:
- the LOC130904699 gene encoding metalloproteinase inhibitor 2-like, producing MSWTVKTLILPLVLLCLWRQTQACTCPPVHPQEAFCKADVVLRAVVGEVKADVKGAAPVMYRIQHIATLKGLEKKFGAIYTAVSSAACGVTLTKDVEYLFMGRVLGDGKLYISLCDFFQPWAALSATQKNLLQRYYMGCDCKIQLCYTIHCGISDPKACWWTDFHPLMMMSKGNQARNFACLKRSDGSCVWQQGAVVFRDSTDDNDDDDDDDNE